The Halorussus gelatinilyticus genome contains the following window.
CGCCGATGTCGAGAGCCGCGGCTCGGCGCTCAGGCTCTGGGTCACGGCGACGACGATGGTCGCGGGCGGCCTGCTCTACGTCCTCGACCCGCGGATTCCGTTCGTCTGCGCCGGCCTGCTAAGTTGGTCGGGCGTCGCCATCGTCGCCTCGCTCCCGAGGAACGCCGGGTACCGCGGCAAAGAGGGCGGTTCGGACGACGGCTCGCTCGGTCCGCGTCGGGCGCTCGCGGTGGCTCGCCGGTTCCTCGCGCGGCCGGACCTCCGCGTCGTCGTCGGCGCGGTCGCGGTCTACGCCGGTGCCGCGGTCGCCGCGGGCGACTACCTCCAGCCGGTCGTGGTCGCGGTCCTGCCGCGGACGACGGCGACGCTCGCCGGGGTCGCGCTCCCCGAGTTCGTCGTCTTGGGCTGTCTCTACGCCGGATTCACCGGGCTCTCGGCGGTCACAGTGGACCGCGCCGGCGCGCTCCGCGACGCGTTCGGCGCGGTTCCGGCGCTCCTCGCGCTGGTCGGTCTCGGCGGGGCCGCGATGGCGATGCCGCTCGTCGCCGCGCGCGCGCTCGGCGGGCCGGTCGCCGTCGGTGCGACCCTCGCGGCCGTCGTCGGGTTCCGGACCTGCCGGGAGGTCGTCACCCCGATTCACAGCGCCTACCTGAACGACCGCGCGGCGTCGGTCGGCCGGGCGACGACCCTCAGCGCCGTCTCCTTCGTCGGCGCGCTCGTCCGGGTTCCGTTCCTGCTGGTCGGCGGGCGCGTCGCGGACGCGACGACGCCCGCCGCGGCGCTCGCGCTCGTCGGTCTCGTCCCGGTTCTCGCGGTCCTCGGCGTCGCCGTCGCCGGGCGCGCCGTCGGAACCGTGACCGATGCGCCGGGCGCAATCAACGAGTGAGGAGCGTCTCGGGTCCCGTCACCTCGCCGACCACTGCGCTTCCGCCACACCGACTTTTATAGCCCCCTGCCACGACCTCCCACGCATGCAAGTCGCCGTACTCGCCCACGAGAAGTTCCCCGACAGTGCGAAGACTGCGGTCGGCCTGTTGCGCTACGCCGATTACGAGGTCGAAGCGGTCCTCGACCGTGAGAACGCCGGGAAGCGGGTCTCCGATTTCCTCCCCGACGTGCAGGACGCCCCCATCGTCGCCGGGATGGACGACGTGCCCGAGGTAGACGCGCTCATCGTCGGCATCGCGCCCATCGGCGGCGGGTTCGACGAGTCGTGGCGCTCGGACGTTCGGACCGCGCTCGAACGCGGCGCGGACCTGATTTCCGGTCTGCACTACTTCCTCGCGGAGGACGAGGAGTTCGCCGACCTCGCCGCGGAGAACGATTGCGACATCTGGGACGTGCGCAAGCCCCCGGAGGACCTGACCGTCGCGCAGGGCGTCGCCGACGAGGTCGAGGCCGAGGTCGTCCTCACGGTCGGTACCGACTGCTCGGTCGGGAAGATGACCGCGACGATGGAGTTGCTGGAGGCGGCCCGCGACCGCGGCGCGGACGTGGGGTTCGTCCCCACCGGCCAGACCGGAATCATGATAGAGAACTGGGGCACGCCCATCGACCGCGTGGTCTCGGACTTCACCGCGGGCGCGGTCGAGGAGATGATTCTCGAACGCGGCGACGACCACGACTACCTCTTCGTCGAGGGGCAGGGGAGCATCGTCCACCCGGCCTACTCCGCGGTGACCTGCGGCATCCTCCACGGGTCGATGGCCGACAAACTGGTCCTCTGTCACGAGGCGGGCCGCGACGCCATCCACGGCTACGAGGACACCGCCATCCCGCCGATTTCGGAGTACGTGGACCTCTACGAGGACCTCGGCCGGCCGGTCCACGAGACCGAAGTCGTCGCCGGCGCGCTCAACACGAAGGAGGTCGGCGACGACGCCGCGGCCCGCGACGCGGTAGCGACGTTCGCCGACGAACTCGACGCGCCCGCGACCGACCCGGTCCGCTTCGGCGGTGCCGCCGAAGCAGACGAACCACACGGGACCGACGCGGTTCTGGAGGCGATTCTATGAGCCTCGACGCCGAGTTCGAGCGCCTGTCGCTCCCGCTGGAGAACGCCTTCACTATCTCGCGGAGCACGCAGGAGACCTCCGAGAACGTCGTCGTCCGAATCGCCGACGACGACGGCAACGTGGGCGTCGGGGCGGCCGCGCCCTCCGATCACTACGGCGAAACCGCCGCGACCGTCGAGGCCGTCCTGCCCGAACTCCTCGACGTCGTGGAGTCGGTCGGCGACCCCCACCAACTCGACCGCATCGAGCGGCGGATGGAGGCGACGGTCGCGCGCAACCCGGCCGCCAGATGCGCCGTGAGCATCGCGCTCCACGACCTCGCGGCCAAGCGCGCCGACCTGCCGCTGTACCGCTACTGGGGTCTCGACCCCGACGAGTCGGTCCCGACCTCCTACACCATCGGCATCGACACCACCGAGCGGATGGCCGAGAAGACCGAGACCGCGGTCGAACGCGGCTACTCGGTCCTGAAAATCAAGGTCGGCACCGACCGCGA
Protein-coding sequences here:
- a CDS encoding DUF1611 domain-containing protein; translated protein: MQVAVLAHEKFPDSAKTAVGLLRYADYEVEAVLDRENAGKRVSDFLPDVQDAPIVAGMDDVPEVDALIVGIAPIGGGFDESWRSDVRTALERGADLISGLHYFLAEDEEFADLAAENDCDIWDVRKPPEDLTVAQGVADEVEAEVVLTVGTDCSVGKMTATMELLEAARDRGADVGFVPTGQTGIMIENWGTPIDRVVSDFTAGAVEEMILERGDDHDYLFVEGQGSIVHPAYSAVTCGILHGSMADKLVLCHEAGRDAIHGYEDTAIPPISEYVDLYEDLGRPVHETEVVAGALNTKEVGDDAAARDAVATFADELDAPATDPVRFGGAAEADEPHGTDAVLEAIL
- a CDS encoding MFS transporter, whose product is MNDLRRAVLTYYAYRCVSAIGFIAPFLNVFLVNRGVTFTDLALGGSAMAAVTVLGEVPTGYVGDRLGRRRSLIASQTLFAVGISSWLVARSTLAVVAVFVVTGLGAAFQSGSTEAWLYDALDEAGDADRYADVESRGSALRLWVTATTMVAGGLLYVLDPRIPFVCAGLLSWSGVAIVASLPRNAGYRGKEGGSDDGSLGPRRALAVARRFLARPDLRVVVGAVAVYAGAAVAAGDYLQPVVVAVLPRTTATLAGVALPEFVVLGCLYAGFTGLSAVTVDRAGALRDAFGAVPALLALVGLGGAAMAMPLVAARALGGPVAVGATLAAVVGFRTCREVVTPIHSAYLNDRAASVGRATTLSAVSFVGALVRVPFLLVGGRVADATTPAAALALVGLVPVLAVLGVAVAGRAVGTVTDAPGAINE